The DNA segment TCTTACCCAAGCTCAGCCCTTGCACCTTCAGCACCACGTCGCCGGTCTTCGGCGCCTGGCGTTGCAGCGCCGGCGGCTCCGAGCCGATCATCAGGCGCGACAGCGAGGCATTGCTTTCGTTCTGCGGGTTGCACACGCCGGTGACCACCCCGCCGCGCAGCACCGTGCAGGCCGAGCACAGTTCGCGGATTTCGTGCAGCTTGTGGCTGATGTAGAGAATGGAGCAGCCTTCGGATGCCAGTTTTTTCAGCACCACAAACAGCTTTTCCACCGCCTGGGGCGTCAGCACCGAAGTCGGCTCGTCCAGAATCAGCAGGCGCGGGTTGGTCAGCAGGGCGCGGATGATTTCCACGCGCTGCATCTCGCCCACCGACAGGGTGTGGACCGGGCGCAGCGGATCGATGTCCATGCCGTATTCGCTGCCCACTTCGGTGATGCGGCGCGTCACGTCGGCCAGCGGCATGCCCTTGTCCAGGCCCAGCCAGACGTTTTCGGCCACGGTGAGCGTGTCGAACAGGCTGAAATGCTGGAACACCATGGCGATGCCCAGCTGCCGCGCTTCCTGCGGGTTGCGGATGGACACGGGCTTGCCGTCGAAGTGCACCGCACCCTCGTCGGGCTTGACCGTGCCATAGATGATCTTCATCAGCGTGGACTTGCCAGCGCCGTTTTCACCCAGCACAGCATGCACTTCGCCTGGCTGCACCGTCAGCGACACCCCACTGTTGGCCACCACGGCCGGGTATCGTTTGGTAATGCCCACCAGCTGCAAACGCGGTGATGCGACACCGGGCGTGGGGGTTGTATCGGGGGGATTCATGCCGGGATTTTCTCTCAGATTGTTTCTGTCACTGGGATGAATTGGGGTTAACCGCTGACTGCTACTGGGCTATACGCTACTGTTTAGAGAGCATCAAAGCCACGTCTTTCACCGCCTCTCGCAGCCAGATGGCCGCTGCCGAATGGTGGGTGCGCGCATGCCACAGCTGGTAGTACGTCAGTCGTGGTAGGGGCACCGGGCAAGGCAGTATCTGCAGCGGCAGCCGCTGCACAAAGCGTTCACAGAACTGGCGGCCGGTGGTCAGCACCAGCAGGCTGCCGGCCACGATGTCGGGCATCAGGCTGAAATGGGCGCAGCGCGCCGTGATGTTGCGCTGCAGACCCAGCTGTTCGAGCTGCAGATCGATCACGCCCCGCGCGCCCGGGTAGGTGGGCATGGGGGCGATGTGCTCGGCCTCCAGCCAGGCCGACTCGTCCCAGCCCCGGCGCACGGCCGGGTGGCGGTTGCTGACCAGGCACACCACCTCGTCGTCGAACAGGGGGCTCTGGTGCAGCTCCATCGGGGGGGCCGGCCAGTTGCCGATCACCACATCCACCTCGCCCTGGGCCAGCTGGGCCTGGTAGTGCACCTCGTGGCTGAGCGCCATCACCTCCACCGGGCAGCCCGGGGCGTGGGCTTTCAGATAGGCCACCAGCTGGGGCAGGAACAGGGGATCCAGGTAGTCGCTGGCCGCGATGCGGAACGTGCGGCTGGCCTGGGCCGGGTCAAAGCTGCGGGCCTGGGAAAACAGCCCTTCGGCCGCACGCAGGATGGCGGCCGCAGGCTCGATCATGTGCAGCGCCGCATCGGTGGGCTGCATGGCCGCACCGGAGCGCACCAGCAGCGGATCGCCCGCCAGTTCCCGCAGCCGGCGCAGCGCGGTGGACACCGCCGGCTGCGACATGCCCAGGCGCACGGCTGCCCGCGAGACATTGCGCTCCACCAGCACCGTGTGCAGCACACGGATCAGGTGCAGGTCAATCTTGTCAAACAGGGTTTGCTCGCGCATGGAAGCAGAAAAGGCGAAAAGGGAATGGGTTACGGATGTGTA comes from the Comamonas terrigena NBRC 13299 genome and includes:
- a CDS encoding ABC transporter ATP-binding protein encodes the protein MNPPDTTPTPGVASPRLQLVGITKRYPAVVANSGVSLTVQPGEVHAVLGENGAGKSTLMKIIYGTVKPDEGAVHFDGKPVSIRNPQEARQLGIAMVFQHFSLFDTLTVAENVWLGLDKGMPLADVTRRITEVGSEYGMDIDPLRPVHTLSVGEMQRVEIIRALLTNPRLLILDEPTSVLTPQAVEKLFVVLKKLASEGCSILYISHKLHEIRELCSACTVLRGGVVTGVCNPQNESNASLSRLMIGSEPPALQRQAPKTGDVVLKVQGLSLGKTDQFGVDLIDIGLQVRAGEVVGIAGVSGNGQKELLYALSGEDTRAAPAMVQVLGQDAGRMGPRQRRALGLHFVPEERLGRGAVPTMGLAHNLLLTRNDAVGSGGWLRMGQLQAHAADIIRRFGVKAGGPNAAAKSLSGGNLQKFIVGREIDAKPRLLIVSQPTWGVDVGAAAQIRGAMLALRDAGCAVLVLSEELDELFEISDRLHVVAKGRLSPSVDRADASVQKIGEWMSGLWHAEVQQHLARSERQAGAGGQA
- a CDS encoding LysR family transcriptional regulator, which gives rise to MREQTLFDKIDLHLIRVLHTVLVERNVSRAAVRLGMSQPAVSTALRRLRELAGDPLLVRSGAAMQPTDAALHMIEPAAAILRAAEGLFSQARSFDPAQASRTFRIAASDYLDPLFLPQLVAYLKAHAPGCPVEVMALSHEVHYQAQLAQGEVDVVIGNWPAPPMELHQSPLFDDEVVCLVSNRHPAVRRGWDESAWLEAEHIAPMPTYPGARGVIDLQLEQLGLQRNITARCAHFSLMPDIVAGSLLVLTTGRQFCERFVQRLPLQILPCPVPLPRLTYYQLWHARTHHSAAAIWLREAVKDVALMLSKQ